The DNA segment ttcttcgtctagagtgacatccattttcaggaacgaatccattttgattccaagattaaAGATAGATgaagttactggagtgggaagagagtcgaggccaaaagatggaatctgtttgtagtcgggactaaaaacaatgacctcggtttttgaatcattcaggtgaaggaaatttacagccagccaatccttaatgtcagataggcagtcgagaagaggtttggtggagtcagttggcttaagggaaaaataaatttggcagtcgtcagcatatagatgatatgaaattgcatgttttctaaaaattgcacctaaaggcagaatgtagattgaaaaaagtagtggccctaaaatggaaccctggggaaCCCACATGGGAgtaggactgattcagatgaaaaatcgtccaacacgactctaagagtcctgttgcagaaatatgacctgaaccagtcgagggctgagccagatacaccagcccaggattcgagtcgggagatcatgatgccaTGATCAATTGTGTCAAACGCAGCAGATaggtcgagaagaaccataatcacatgaagtcctgagtccaatggCAAAAGGacgtcatttaggacacgtaaatgcatggtttctgtgctatgttggggcctaaagcctgactgaaaaaggtccattacctgatggtcctgtaagtGATgagttaattgctcataaactactttttctagtatttttgacaagaaaggtagtttggaaattggacgaagattggaaagaacggcagggtctaaatcaggttttttcagaataggatgtacaactgcgtgtttgaaagcatgAGGAACTATAGCCGAAGTAGTAGTATGGTAGTAGTATGGTAGTTATGATCTTTAGGACATCGTATCGAATCGCAGGAAACACATCTTTCAGGAGTCTGGGCGGCACCACATCGTCTGGAGAgcccgaaggcttcattgaggcgacgattttttccagatggaagagcgaaatgggttcaaagctggtgAAAGAGCCGTGTGCAGGAACGGCTAagtcaacagagccagaagaagaaatggagatctgggatctaatgttcgtgaccttatccagaaaaaacgtaaggatctgatcacaaagagcagtggaagcagaagaaaaaacagTTGCAACTGGAGAAAGGACagcatttagtgttttatataagACACATTGATTGCcagagttttttaaaatgatatccgcgaaaaaacggttctttgcacctctgactgctctctggtattggGACCACGCGTCTCTCATGCGGTCGAAGGTAACAATaagaccatctttcctccatttgcGTTCTAGACGCCTACagttatataattaaaatttattattattattattatttttattaatacaggACTGAGGAGAAACCCAATAATCCTGTCCTCTGAACATAGCTGCAGACTTAGGGTCCCCAGGAAACAGAATACTGAATTTCATAATTTTCATGGATCCCATAGGACTAAAATGAGACTGGAGGCTGCACCAGTTTTAGTCCTTATGCAGTTTCCCTTCACCATTTTTCATCAAAACAACACTAAATATTTTTTCCCcaaccattttcattttaaactgtcTTTGTATTAAAATCAACTGTACATAAAGCATTCATTTGTATATTTAAGCCTGCAATATATTCAGTGTTTAGATTGTGTTAGTTATTTTGCTCCACATTGTTGAGTTTAACTTAGTCTACCATCTAATGGGCTTTTACTGGAACTGTATTTTTAATGAGAGATGTAATGTTCATGAGAGATGCATTAGTGTGCTACAGAGTATCTGcattatgcagctgcagaaatAAACACAGGTAGATGTGAATGAGACTTTAGGAAGCAATATATCTTCTTTTCCactgtaaaaaaatttttaaatcccAAAAATTTCTTTATGGTAAGTTTCACCATTGTCAAACACCTGCAAAATTAACTGTAGCATCAGTTTCATGAAACTGCATGTGAAATGAAATCTGCTGGTTTGTCACTTATCATTATGCAATGATGTCTCATATCACAGAGTCAGGAACACATGACTTGGGAATTACGTTTGTCTATACTGTAGCTCTGGCATCGATTGCTGATTCTTTAAACTTTACATTCCATCTTTTGGATAGCTTGCTGTTCTGTAATGGATTGCTCTCTGTTGCCGCACTAGGTGGAATTCTCTCGACTTTACAGGCTTCTTTTGTGTTTGGGATCCACTGtagctggctctgaagctgctcatttacatgaTGGAATGCCATTCCATAGCATTCTTTTCAAAATCCCTGTCCCCAGTGGCCACTTCCAACTTATTGACATGGCGCATAAACACAGGGTGGTGATCATTTCTGTTGTAGTCGTGCATCCTGTGACAAAAGCACATCAGCAAAGGTCTTGAGTGCTTCGTTTTTAGGAGGCGCCACTGCGATGTTAAGTGCTGCACTGTCATGCGATGCACCAGGGTTATTAAATGCTGGATTTTCAGCAAGTTTTcgatttttctattatttttccaGGTAAACCTCCTTCTCTGGAGCTACAGTTGTACCAGTTTCTCAGCTGTCTACCTTCACCAAACTGATGTTGCAAACAGCATTCAGAATCTGGATTTCAGCTTTGAGACTTTTCTTCCATTGCTTATCTGTAACACCTCTGTGATCCTCCTCATCGTTTGCCTGCACAGTTTTACCACTGGCCGTGCTTCACACTGCTCACTTGGTGATCAATAACAACTTGATCTGCCACACTTTACTTGACCTCCATCTGCCCAAAGTTCCGCCGATGTCAGCATACCCAGGCCCAGATGAACTTTAGCAGATGGAAAAGTGGTGGTGGCGCTGCAGAGGTACCAGTCCCTCATCTGTCTTCTTTCCTGTGCTGATGCTGCAAATGACATTCCAGATCCCAGATGTCAGGTTTTGAGGCTCTCCAGCAACTCATTAGAAGAGCCCAGCAAGCCCATTTTGGGTCTCCTGAAATTAAACTGTAAGTCTAATCTTTATCCCACTTCTGAAACCAATGTAGCACCAGCGCTGAGTGCAGAAAGGATTCTTTTCTCTTTATGTCGCTCCTCTTGgtacataattatttttaacactagaattcctgaagcctacgaaaaaacttgtaaccccgggtcaccttaaattccttcacacctctccattaccgtcttttgctttgtaattgtgtcgatcagcacaagcagcaagcagcctgctattccatccccccagtGCTGCAGTCAACTTGGGCAGAAAGTTCTCCCtactcaagtcttgtttatctgggtatgAGTTACCTGGAGTTGTagtgggtaaataatatatatccctatatataatatatatacctttcttaaactctgtgaagtgccttgagcatgggaaaggcgctatacaaataaaatgtattactattattattattattattattattattattattattatatcgttatttggaacacatgcatttcatgtgtgttctgtgtgtacAACAATTTGGGTaactgtaggatgacaggaaatgcgagaaacgcaagaaatgttgaatacataccTAAAACATGCAACAGTACTaataaaattttgacatgaagtgtataatgtgtgaagactgaagtccaaatatcaaataaacactttcacacatataataaaacaagtgcacttttattcaaaactataactgaagaaaaagaaatcagtttagggtacaatgctgacacGACCGCTTTGGTGTTGCAGCATTAAGAGCTGCTGATTTACAATCAAGAAGTCGCGGGTTCGAGTCTGGCCGCTAATCAGAATTACTGTTTTGGGtagagagctgctcttattgttgctattatagaataaaaacatgcatttgatttgagtcagtaacagccggtgtaagtttatggtacttgtaagggttaacgtttttttttttcattttattctcttagttacattcacgctccccccgatctgacactgctgttttcaaataaagacgtgctataacagaggtgaactcagatgaggatgagggttctacatcggagaaagagaacagaagccctcccaacaagaaacgtccactcaaacataagaacaatgcagctgcaccaggcataaaggtcgaaagatggcactgtttgaatGTAGCAAGAGGACGGGCATCATTCTGCCAGTGGATATTATTAGTCAATCTGCCACGCATGTACTTCAATAAAACAGCTTGGCATGCCAAGCTCGCCAAGGTaacgtgcaaagtcctgtttatgattatgttttgtgatggtctttatatgaaaaacatttacatgtgtcacacatgtgcgattgggtgGCACCtagagggcctaaataatagtagtaccacgccaaACCAGggggggtggtgagctgcactaactttctctctccgtcctctgcagactatctccGGGAAATCCCATTAAGTGCTGGCGCTATTGAttatgtcacttccggtaccggcgctattgatgacattacttcccaGTACCAGTGCCATAAACGACCTGTTTCAATGTCGGCGATGAAGAGTTCTAGCTTGTTTTCAAATGCAAACACTGCTTGTTGAAGGGATAAGACTGTATTTCCAACACCTTGCATTTTCACATTGAGCTGGTTCAGATGTTCAGTCATGTCCACGAGATAGTACAACTTCAGGAGCCACTCAGTGTTAGCTAACTCAGGATGCtcgacatttttcatttcaagaaAAGTCCGGATTTCGCTCAGACAAGCCGCGAAACAGCTGAGCACCTTCCCTCTTGACAACCAACGCACATTGCTGTGCAGAAGCAGACCAGGATAATTATTCCCAACTTCATCCAGCAGTGTTTTAAACTGGCGATCATTTAAAGCTCGGGCAACAATAAAGTTGACCACCCGAATGACCAGCAACATCACCTCGCCAAGCTGCTCGCCACACATCTGAGCACAAAGCACCTCCTGATGTAGGATGCAGTGAAAACCTAGGATGGGTCTCTTTTCATGTTCATGAAGAAGCGTTACAAATCCTCTGTTTTTCCCCACCATGCACGGAGCACCATCAGTACACACCGAAATAAGTTTATCCATcggtagatttttttctttagcgaGCTCAGTGAAAGACTTGAATAAATCCTCCCCTCTTGTTGTCCCTTTCATAGGCAAAACAGCAAGACTTTCCTCACATAGTGTGTCACCGACAGCATACCTTGCAATCACGCTGAACTGGGATAAATGGCTTACGTCTGTTGACTCATCCAAAGCGAAAGAAAAGAATGGTGCTGCATTTATGTCCTTCACTTGTGTTGCCTCAATTTGATTTGTCATCATGATCGTACAATCGTGAACAGTTCTTGCCGACAGAGGCATGTCTTTTATTCGTTTGATTATCTTGTCTTTATCCGAAAAGTCGTCAAAAAGTTCATTGGCAACATCAAGCATGAATGTTTTGGCATACTCCCCATCTGTGAATGGCTTTCCGTTTCTCACAATTGCTAAAGCACCAGCAAAGCTAGTCGAATTCCAGTCACCTTGTTGGGTCCAAACACGGAGTTGCTGCTGACTAGCTTGCACTCTGCACAGTAGCTCTTGACATGCTTTCTTCCTGCTGTCCCCCGCAGGATATTTCGATGCAAATGTAGTATGGCGTGTGTCGAAGTGCCGCTTTATATTTGACCGTTTCATCGATGCAATTTTATCATTGCATATTAGACACACTGCAGAACCTGCTCTCTCCACAAATTCCTCTGTCCATTCCTGCTGAAAAGTACGATACtcctcatctttttttcttttagacatCTTCGATAAAAGGGTTTCTGCAATTAGCTAGCTGACTTCTTGATTAAAAGGAGGGAAGTTTACTTCCTGACCTCACAAAGACCCGTGTACGTTACGCATTATCCAATAAAAATTTGGTGTTGTCCCGGAGGacagctgtgattggctccagccacCCGCAACCATGAACATGAGCGgtaggaaatgaatggattgaaatacatgagaatgttttatattttgaacattattatttttttattaaagatttgtCTGCGAGCAAGATGCAGCCACATCTGGCTCGCGAGCCATAGGTTCCCGACCCATGTGATATGGtattttaaaatgcctttttCTATCACCAGAAGGACCGAGAGGGATAAGGCATTTGGACTGGTGAAGGCAAGGTTATTCAAGCGTGCTCAGTTCACTCTGGGTGTGTCTGAGTACAATTCTAACTTTTAGAAAGCTAAACGCCTTGCTTTCACAATGTGAATCCTTAGCTCAGCTGAAAATACAAACCCGtacttgattatttaaaatgtggggTGTATTGGATAGAAAAGGGCTTGTTTTagatatactttttatataaattataattataaagccAAGGATAGCTTTTTATACGTATCAAACGTGATTTAAAAGGGAACTGATGCATATTATTTAACTCTGTGATTTTTACAAGGCTTATATCCAAACTAGCTATCTTGTGCTTTACCTTGAAAAGTTAAGTACAACCTTTACATCTCATGGACAGACAGGCTGCATGCTCACGAGCTTGGAGCTTGCACACAGCTGCTTGCCAGCGAGCGCTCAGGGGGGTCAGCCAGCAGGGGTGGGAGATTACACACAGTTGTTTGCAAGCATGCATGCGCCAGGGACTCACACAGCAGGGGTGGGTGCTCGGAAACTTACACACAGATGTGTGCAGGCGATCGCGCTCCACGCAGCAGCGGGGGCCTGTCAGTTTCCAGGTCTATGCCGGATCGTATGCGTTAGCAGCGCCGGGGCTCACACAGGTTGCAGCTTCCAGGTACAGGCACTGGCCAGCTCGTACTCGAGGGCGCGCAGAGGCTGTCAGCTCCGAACTCAGGTCTCAGTGTGTAGAAGTAGGCTTTCTGTGTGCTTCAAGCTACATGCACCTGCCTGCGTGTACGCGTGACCGTGAGCAGGCATCGGACTGTGTGAAGAAAAGGCATTTTTCAGCTCAGAGCCGATCAATGGGAACCCTGAATCACCGCTGCAGCTGTTTTATTGCAGAATCTGTCTGTAAAATGGGGAAGGCTGGACCTGTAAGTGGGCTTAGATAGAAAAGATTTTACAAAtgataaagcaaaggttagatagatattttattctcatgataatattaaaatcatagaTAGAGTCAGAGAAGATAAACCGCTTTTTTTATACAACACTTTCAGAAGGGCTTTCAGAAGGGAGAACACGTCTGGGAATGTCTTCTGGAGAAAGGGCCGGGAAGTGGGGGGTCAGCCCACAAACAGGTGCTGCCTGACCAGGGGCCAAGGCAGAGGCAGGCCATTCATGCCTGAACATGTCGATCGGCCCGGCAGGGTATGGGTAGGAACACACCTGGACATGTCGATCGGGATGGCTGGAACATGTCTGGGCATGTCTTCTAGAGAAGGGGCCGGGGAAGTGGGGGCCAGCCAACAGGTGGATGGGGGTGGGACCGACAGCCATCAAAATGCTCTTGACACTTTGCTTAACCAATCAGGTGGAGGGGGTGGGGTTAAGGTGGAGTCGGGGCGGGGACAGGTTGTCATTCACCAATCCACTGAAAGGGGGCGGGGCGCATGctttaaatccaccaatcaggtggaGGGGCGGGGCCATCCgttaaatccaccaatcagagaaaAGGGGGCAGGGCTTAAATCATAgtcataaatcattttgattgacagtttgacagaaaCACCCTGGCATATACTACTTACAGGTATGCAAAGCTTGGAGGGACATACCAAGAAAACTCAAAGCTGGACTTGCTGCCAAAGGGATGACAACAAAGCACAGA comes from the Erpetoichthys calabaricus chromosome 4, fErpCal1.3, whole genome shotgun sequence genome and includes:
- the LOC127527579 gene encoding general transcription factor II-I repeat domain-containing protein 2-like yields the protein MSKRKKDEEYRTFQQEWTEEFVERAGSAVCLICNDKIASMKRSNIKRHFDTRHTTFASKYPAGDSRKKACQELLCRVQASQQQLRVWTQQGDWNSTSFAGALAIVRNGKPFTDGEYAKTFMLDVANELFDDFSDKDKIIKRIKDMPLSARTVHDCTIMMTNQIEATQVKDINAAPFFSFALDESTDVSHLSQFSVIARYAVGDTLCEESLAVLPMKGTTRGEDLFKSFTELAKEKNLPMDKLISVCTDGAPCMVGKNRGFVTLLHEHEKRPILGFHCILHQEVLCAQMCGEQLGEVMLLVIRVVNFIVARALNDRQFKTLLDEVGNNYPGLLLHSNVRWLSRGKVLSCFAACLSEIRTFLEMKNVEHPELANTEWLLKLYYLVDMTEHLNQLNVKMQGVGNTVLSLQQAVFAFENKLELFIADIETGRLWHWYWEVMSSIAPVPEVT